From Thermococcus sp., a single genomic window includes:
- the nikR gene encoding nickel-responsive transcriptional regulator NikR: MGIIRFGVSVPEELLGKFDKIIEEKGYVNRSEAIRDMMRDFIVRHEWETGDSEIAGTITMLYNHDEAEVVKELLDLQHEYLGEIISSIHVHMDKHNCLEVVIVKGKASRIKEIADRLLSLKGVKHGKLVMTGTGRELV, translated from the coding sequence GTGGGGATTATCAGGTTTGGTGTTTCGGTTCCAGAGGAGCTGCTTGGGAAGTTTGACAAGATCATCGAGGAGAAGGGCTACGTCAATAGAAGTGAGGCCATAAGGGACATGATGCGCGACTTCATAGTGCGGCACGAGTGGGAAACTGGCGACTCCGAGATTGCCGGGACAATAACTATGCTTTACAACCACGACGAGGCGGAGGTTGTCAAAGAACTCCTAGATTTACAGCATGAGTACTTAGGGGAGATAATCTCGAGTATCCATGTTCACATGGACAAGCACAACTGCCTTGAGGTCGTTATCGTCAAGGGCAAGGCGAGCAGGATAAAGGAGATAGCGGACAGGCTCCTGAGCCTGAAGGGCGTGAAGCACGGCAAACTCGTCATGACCGGGA